From Hyalangium ruber, the proteins below share one genomic window:
- a CDS encoding SMI1/KNR4 family protein produces MKALLEELSRHHFPNPPATSEQIDAFERRVGWRLDPDLRAFYSHCDGAALFRRRPDADYRFLSLAEIRRARVAIRGKDDDSRGPASMYTICDLQDGDYILVDVGQQEHDRYPIIDGWHEAWPDPEYCKPIAGSFSAFLERALRSGGNWFWLEQRGA; encoded by the coding sequence ATGAAAGCCTTGCTCGAAGAGCTCTCACGCCACCATTTCCCCAACCCACCGGCGACGTCCGAGCAGATTGACGCTTTCGAGCGCCGTGTCGGCTGGCGCCTGGACCCTGACCTTCGCGCCTTCTATTCGCACTGCGACGGTGCGGCGCTGTTCCGGCGGCGTCCCGATGCGGACTATCGCTTCCTTTCGCTGGCCGAGATCCGTCGGGCGCGAGTCGCCATCCGTGGCAAGGACGATGACTCTCGCGGTCCGGCCTCCATGTACACGATCTGCGACCTTCAGGACGGAGACTACATCCTGGTGGATGTGGGCCAGCAGGAGCACGACCGCTACCCCATCATCGACGGCTGGCACGAAGCCTGGCCGGATCCGGAGTATTGCAAGCCGATCGCCGGTTCCTTCTCCGCATTCCTGGAGCGAGCCCTTCGCAGCGGTGGAAACTGGTTCTGGCTGGAGCAGCGAGGGGCCTGA